A stretch of DNA from Channa argus isolate prfri chromosome 7, Channa argus male v1.0, whole genome shotgun sequence:
TTCCCTTAAAGAAATATGGTTGATTTGCTGTTAGATTTATTGTCTGCATATTTCCTCTGTCTCCAGATAACCCACTGGCAGAGTCCAAACTTCTTTGCTTACTTTCCAGCTTCCTGTTCTTACCCTGCCATGTTGGGCGACATGCTGTCTGGGGCCATTGGCTGTATTGGGTTCTCCTGGGTAACAAACACCTAGCTGTGTCTCAGTGCCTGACTGTGTACATAACGTGCACAGACAGAGCATGTTGAGATTTTtgactgtattttgtgtttcaggCTGCCAGTCCAGCCTGCACCGAGCTGGAGACCGTGATGTTAGATTGGCTTGGAAAGATGCTGAAACTGCCTGAGTGTTTCATAGCTGGGACTGACGGTCACGGAGGAGGTGTCATCCAAGTacgttttgtttctgtgtgtttatgctaGTGTAAGTAATTGTTCTCAGGTTGTATGTCTACTATATGTAGCTCAACACTGTCAACTAAAAGCCTCAAAACAGGGTTGTGGGAATCATAACTTTtgcaacatttgtgtttgtattgttagTTTGACtttcagaaagacaaagatgttTATATGTACCCAACCCATATTCATCAGCTGTTTGTAGACTATTGATTGATTGTTGCTTTCTCTATCTGGTTCACACCAGCTGGAAATTTGCAGGAAATTGCCTTTTAATATGTCATCCACAGGAGGACAGGGAAGACGATTATGGTGCTGGGATTGTTTCGTGTGGCCAAAGGCTAAACATTAGTTTAGTGTTCCATCGACTGAAAAGGCAGAGGaggatgctgtgtgtgtgtgtgtgtgtgtgtgtgtgtgtgtgtgtggcatagTGAGCGGTGAAGCATGAGAGTGCACTCTGATGACAGATCATTTCATGCCTTTTCTATTGTGACCACCTGAGTGCAacggtgtgtttatgtgtctgtgtgctcatctggttcattgtgtttttgtttctatctTGTCACTCTCCTTTTTAAGTGCAGCTTACCAGCTCACTATGGCAACAAACAGGGCTCTTCTCACTGCAGCTGGGCTAATGAGCGCTGTGACAGCACATTGCCAGTCTGCTATTATAAACTAATACCAGCATAAGGGGAAATGGTGACCTTAGATTTCCTTCTTTACTCATGTGTAAACCATGTAGCAAAACAAGGCAGTTTTTTTAACCAAATTAAGAACAAATGACAAAACCTTAAAGGTCTTAAATCAGTCAAACAAATGattcaataaattaataaataaataacagtttgtTAAAGACACAAACTTGCAATTTCAGTTTGGATGCATGCACCATCTTTATCTTTAACTCCACGAGATTGAGAACAGGTTGGCTTATCGGTGGAACATTACTTCCTATACttaagtgtgtatatgtgctcatAAAGAGAACTGCAACAGGTTCAAAGGTACATTATAGTTAtgtttcagaaaaagaaaaaacggcCAGTACCTGATGGTACTATGCTGTTATAAAGAGTACCATGTTCAGAGGCTGCTGCACTGTAGTTAATGTGCTGTGTAAGCAAGGGAGAGGCAGGAAGTACACTCGGGTAAATTGATGttagcttttctttgttttaatgccTTGGAACCTGTGTTAATCACACTGATTTGATGGACAGGTTAATTAATTCATCTCTTTTGTGGATCCCTAACCTCTTAAAAATCaagctttatttttctctgcctTATAGTTTTGACATGTATTAACCTACTTATTTTGTGAGTATTCTGTGCTCATTCATTTGAAGGATTTGAAATTTCATTGACTGTCTTGTGGTAATGCCACCGATACACCAGAAAACACGCATTACTTCATTAGGTAGCCTCAAAATATTGTCTCTGTTATCAGCCGGCTTGGATGATGACACACAAAACAGTTTCTAGGTCCTGTGCCTTTTTCAGTGTTCAAATCAAAAGCAACATTAACCACCTGAATTCCTCTGTATGTTTAAAGAAAGACCCTCATTATAGACTAGCATTAATTCATTAGGGCCAGAAGACAAAGGAATCGATAGATCAGTGACCTACAGTATCAGTTATGCTCATACAGTAGAAATCCTGAGAATGTTGATGTGCAGTAAAATACAGTTGCATTATGACAGCAGCATTTTAACACCATAGTAATCCTATTAATTTATGACTTTTTAGCCACTATCAAAACAGTAGCCTTTATTATACTATCATAAAGGCAGCCTTTCAACAACTAACAAATGTTTGACAAGTGTTTCCATTTGCTAGAACATCTCCATGAACACTTTCTGTATCTGACTGAATTAATACACCTCTCCACTGAAAGCTGGAAATCCACAGCAGCTTTTCTTTACACATCCATAATAAGCTTTAATTACACACCAGAAGGTGTttccaaatatattttaagcAAGACGGTCATGCCAAATGAtgcttaatttgttttttttgtatgtcgagattaatttgtttattctaCAATTTTGAGCTTTAGCCAGTAACTTGACAAAGTGTCCTGTTTGCTCAGGGAGCACAACCCAGCAGTCCATAGTCAAAACAGCAGAGAGACTGAAAAACttcatgtatttaatttttagattttgtaaaCAGAGGTAACATTCACCATAGGCATCAAACCCATGACAGTGGAGCACTGCTTAATAGTTTCCTATAATTCTCCAACAGAGCACAGCCAGTGAGGCGACCCTGATGGCTTTGCTTGCTGCCCGTTGCAAGGCCATCCGAAGGGTCAAAGCCACCAACCCCAAAAAATCAGAAGCGGAAATCCTCTCCAAACTGGTGGCATATACCTCCGAGCAGGTAAGTACAAAACGATATTTGCAGTATTACTTTTGTCTGCTTTATGACGCTTTAAGTTACCTGCATTTCCAATTCAACACAATTTCAATTTTAGATTTTGGAGCACTAGGGCAACAATAATGAATAGACCACAGTGTGAAGTATTTTAGGAAGGCACTGatcatttacagtgtttttaacaGAAAAGAATAAAGATTGCAATTATACCGAACAGCCAGTTCTGTCAGGGcagaaaaacattgcatttgCAAAGGTTCTGCACATATTTTGGCTTCTATAAATGGTCTCACTTAAGAGCAGTTCATGTAAACTCAGATTCATTTATGGTTACCTCAGTAATGGTGAAAGAGTTTTTTAGTGATTGAGTGAGACATTGAGTGAGGATCAGTCAGGCAGTAGCTCGCTCTGATCAGGTTTAATACCAGGCTCACTTTGTGATTGAGTTAGGGAGTCGCCTGAGGGCCACACAGACCTTTACAGAGAGAACGgttagttgtttttctgctcacAGGTCATTTGTGGTACAAGTAAGTCATGGTAAGGGAAAAAGGTTTAAGGTCTGTGGTTAAGTATGAAGTCAAAATGTGAAAGATCATTATGTCGGAAATGTTGCTGAAATCTGCCAGTATACGTACAATTTACAAGTTTGTTCTTGTACCATGACAATCATTTAAATAAGACAGATTTTTGCTAATTGACAGAAAGTCTTCTCGTTGAATattgttaacatttattttaataaatataacttGTTAAACAAATGTTACTTAACATCATACATTTTCTAATAGCTACTGTGTTAATGAGGTTTGACATGAACATAATGACTATGTGTCTAATAATTTCACCATATAAAATCATGTAAGAGGTTTATCTTCACACAGAAAGCAGGGGGGGACTTACCTCTGTGATCCAACAATGTGCTTACTTTGCTCTTCTCACAACTGTTGCCCGTCCCTTCTCATAAGGCTCATTCCTCAGTGGAGCGTGCGGCTCTGATTGGAGGAGTGATGATGAGGAAAGTTCCTACAGACAAAAGCTACGCTGTTGCAGGTGATGTGCTTAAGAAAATGGTGGAGGAGGACAAAGCAGCTGGACTCATCCCTTTCTATGTaagagaagacaaaaacaaatcaacattcaATCAGATGCCACAGAGTAAACACATCCCCAccattacattttgttaattttacacATCTGTCACTCATTTGCTTTTACTAGAACCATTTGCACCGCCAACCTCTAAGCTGCCTATGATTTTGTTGTGTGCACCCTGAGACATTTCATTTGGATTGTTGAATGCCTGTCTATATAGTTAATCCCTGTGTCAGCTGGACCTACAGCTAGCTATCAGTCTACAGTGTGGGCTTCAGTAGCCCAGCAGCTCTGAGTCTAAACTTGCtggatttattaaaataaaacatcatgtTACACTACCTGCAATGACtaaatttgtttctcattttctagCACAGAATTAAATTTGTCCTCTTTTTGAAATGGCACAGGTTACAAAGAACATCAGTGCCTTtatgatttgtgtgtgtctctgtgtttcagttCTGTGCGACTCTTGGCACAACTCCATCATGCGCTTTTGATCACATCACTGAGCTGGGACCCATATGTAAGTCAACGGCTGCAGCAGCGCACAACTGACGTGATTCACAACAGGAATTATACAGGATTTGACAAATCAATTGATTAGTCAGAttttcaagcacacacacaaaaatgtgtaacattttattttattttcaacacacatacagtattggTTAATTCAATCTCCATATATGTTTTCACggtatttaattcattttggatTTCCTGACATTCATAAAAGTCTCTGCTTCTTTTCTGTTCCAGGTAACGAGGAAAACATATGGATGCATATTGATGCAGCATATGCTGGGAGTGCATTTATCTGCCCCGAGTTTAGGCCTTTGCTGAACGGAGTTGAGGTATGCTAAAATACATGAGCATTAATATCAGTATAGTGCACTGACACTATTGACAAAATTTCAACAATCAGCTCTAATATTTCTTGAAAAAATATCATAAGGTGCAATAGGGTTTATGTGTAATCAAAAAGTTCAGGCACAGATGGAGTTTGTGCCGGATGATAAGAGAACATCTTTCTGTTTAATTGTTTGTGAAATATCTTCCCTATCATCTATGAAAGGAAACACTTATGTCTGACTGGTTATTTCCAGCTGCTTCATTTCTGTTTGAAAATGGCATATTGTTAATGTCAAGGAGTGAGTAATAGGCCAAACAATCGGCATAAGACGAAAGAGCATCAATTTGCCTTTTGAGGCTGCAAAGCTGCTGTTGCTCCTCAAGCTGTGCAGAGACGCAGAGATAAGGACAGAGTAATTTCCTGAGGCAGCGTTAGACCTTTATATATCACTGTTTATTAGACACACGAGTTCAAACAATGTtgggagacagagaaaacaggcTTGGCTGTACAATGACCAACTGTTGCTTCATCCTTTCTCCTATGGACAGTTATCTGTCAAAGCTGCTTTTAAATTCAGATGATTATGAGTTTTCTTCCCATATTcttgtaattttactttttcttgtattttctaTTCAATGGGGAATTAAAATTCTGGATCCTTCTTTCAGGAAACAGAGGGTAAATGACGGGTTCACAAACCTGTTTAAAGCAAATGCAGTTATATTTAGTGGTATATGTGTAATATGTGTTACAGAAGTTATAACATATGATTTAGAAACATTATGAAGTCAAGGAAAGTTGTACgataaagacatgaaaatggGTCCTGGTCTTTTTGCATGGGAGTACTGCTCTGGTGGATGGTTGGTTTCTAGGATATGAGTGATGGGCGAATCAGGCGACTTACTCTTTTTGAATCAGTCAGCATGGCAACTGTCATCCAAGAACCTGTCTCACATTGTCTCTTTGTGCCGTGTTATTGCATTTTAGGAGGTAGAGAAAAAGGATATTGCAAAAGATATCAAACAAAAAGATGAGAACAGATTAAAGAAGGATTTttattctctgtctctttggATAAACCTTGCTCGGAAAGGGTTATTTCTCATGCACTCTGCAAGCTGTGGGTTCAATGGTCCTCttttgcatttcaaataaattgtGTCTGCTTTGGTGCAGATAATACTGTTGGTGAGAAGCTTGTCTCtgtcagtaaaaataaataagatttaaaattcTTCAGCGTGTGTTTTCGCAAATATTGTGAGCTTGTGTTTAAAACAATACGGCCAATGATTAGGTTTCTTTTTCCTCTGGCACCTTATTAGATTATTccgaaaaataaataaatacatagcaGTCCACAGACTTCCCTGAAAGCCGGTGATATTATGCTATGGTGCCATATTCatagttttgtgtttatttttatttattcttttcatcATTATAGTTTGCAGACTCTTTCAACTTCAACCCACACAAATGGCTTTTAATCAACTTTGACTGCTCTGCAATGTGGTAAGTCTCAGATACAAAGAAGCAATTTCCCAATAAATattctttaacatttattcataaaatcCAGAAATACTATCTGAACACACCGTGCTGGTGTGGATTAAGAATTTGCCAATACACTTCAGACACATTTTGCAAAGATATAAGAATTTAAGAGTGACTCACCAACAATGGTGACAAACCTGATATCAATCTACACCTCAGTcatttacacagtaaaaataGAACCACGCCTTCCATCTGTCCCTTCTGTCAGCAGCAAACAAAATGAGGTATGCACTGTAAAAGATGGAAACTGAGGTGTTTCAAACCCTGATATGAGGCCAGAGGTTCCTAAAACCTTTTTACCCTCAACCTGGCACAGAATGCCAGTTGAAGTTGTACTGGCATGGCACAGTATACCTATTAAGGTGCCATATTGAAATAGACGTTTTAACATATTAATGTTTATTcatgaaattacatttgtgtaccttgttttaaaaaaaataatttttctgatgatttattttgtgtgaaaccaacataaataaacacatcataGGCATTGGattctgaaaaaagaaagaagatatTTGGTgttgaaattttttttcttgtcaacaCTTGTCAACAGGGTGAAGAAGAGGACAGACATTATAGGAGCCTTCAAGGTGGAACCACTTTATctgaaacatgaaaaccagGAGTCAGGTAGAGTCACTTAAATTATCTGAATGCACACTCACAGATTAGTGTGGATGAAACTGGGGTCGACCCCATGACATCAACGAGCAGCTGGGAGTAAGATAATTGGTATATACTCATTTAATGTACAAAAAGATTAGGCATGAAATTGTGAGTAAACCCCTTTTAGTCCCATCTTTTAATTTGAATGACGTTGTCGTGGGGACATTTTTTTCTGGTCCACAGAACTTCaaacacttttttgtgtgtgaagatGTTGTGGCAGGATCAATAATTTCACAATCCTATCCCACCTGAGGTTAAGctgatttacagtatttgtgacCTAATTTAATTACTACACCACATTAGTATCATGTATTGTCCTCTGACATGTTTAACAAGTGTGTTATGTTTAGTGACTTTTGAACTAGAAACACCCAGGATGCATAGGACCAAATTTGAAATGAAGACTAATAAAACTATAGTGCTAGCACTGCATGTGGTTAAGTGCTTGCTCCTCAAATCCAGATGGACTCAGATCTGCACTATAATTTGTCCGATagacaagcagaaaaaaaagacaccttTCTAAAGCCTTCTCTCACACAATCTGGACTCTTCAATGTAATTAGTGGTTATTAGCACCAGCTAACACAGGCTTCCATTCTGTAGAGAAAAGCTGTCTCTAGCCGGTGGTCTGTGTGGGCTGACAGTGCTCTAATCAGTGAGTTATGGGTGGTTGGTGCAATGACAGCAGCACCTGGAGAATGAAACAACAGCTTAGCAATAGATACGTGTGAAGGGCATAATGTTCAACGTGAGCAATGACAATTTAATTATAATGCTGCAAGTGACGGTTAGCAATCTGTGTTAGCTGATTGTgactgaagacatttgactGCACTTTGGACATTTATAAAGTCTAACAGTTTGTCATCTGCTTTACCTTCAACAGGACTGGTCACAGATTATAGGGTAAGATTATTCATTAATTTCTGCTTTAAATGTTACCCAGCAGCATCAGTATTGATGTAATCTTTGTTGGTGTAACCACTGTCCTGCTCCCCTACACATGCGTCCTCCAGCACTGGCAGATCCCACTAGGAAGAAGATTTCGCTCACTAAAGATGTGGTTTGTCTTCCGTATGTATGGGCTGAATGGTCTGCAAGCTCATGTGCGCAAGGTAGGAAACACACTAACAAAATACACCGTGGGTATGGGAaagggcaacacactgaacatgAACAGGTGGAATCATTCCTTGTGAAAAATTTATATAGttagtatatagtatatagtaaaTGAGGGCTATAATACATATAGATAAATACACTGTATCTGTAATACAATAATGGTGCTTCAAGTTGAGCAGATGATCTAAAAATGATGTACAGTAAGTTGCTGGATTCTCCACTGATGTTAAAATTAGGGTTAtggttaaaattaaatacatattaaataaatgtataatctaTGAATTGTTACTTTTACTACCACCCACTTGGACTGTTTTTATACCCTTCATTGTGCAGatctcatcagtccataaatGATTCAATTGTTACCATACTACCTCCCCGTAGGTTGTTATCATGCGCTATATTGGACCCAAACATTATTATCACATGTTATAACATGTTTACAACAATAAATGCTACttcctttttagttttagttacaaaaaccacacaaacatcTGAGTTAATGAAACCTCAtagttttgaataaaatgtgtcaTATTTACTACGGGCATAAGTTCAGTGTCATTATCAGAAATGGATGACAATTATAAACCTAAGTAGCAGAAGGCCACTTACTGAAGCATAATTATGGGCTGATAACAGCTGACTCGTGTGTGATAACAGCCTGACAAAGAGAACCATCACTGGACAGGCAGAGCAGTGGATAAGTGGGTTTAACGGTGTTGCCTTCATACAAAAGTAGAGTTAGATACCAGAAGATTTAGGTTTTAACAGCGTCAGTATGGCAATCCTGGTGTTATTAACCTAATCTAAAGCATAACTTCCATGTGctttattagaaatgtttaaacGATTAGCAGAGCGCTACCTGTATTGAGTAGACCAGCTTCACTCTTtttcttcatccatccatctcccctctcttcctctggcCAATCACTCCTgagaaaaaaaccaaacacttcAGATAATCACATATGCCTGGTCTTTATGGTAAATgccaccccacccccctttcTCCTTCACTCCCATGCATCACCCCTTCTAATCCTCCTTACTGCTAAAGTCCTTTCAGTTCACTGTCTTCCCAGCTCTCTCTCTATCAGTATATCCTGCCAGTCAGACACTGCATGTCTGCTCTGCAACTTGTTAGCGACGTTTTTTCTTCCCTTCCCACCCATAACCATCCCTTTCCTAATGCCTTTTCTTCTTGCTgctatcccccccccccccccccccccccaccccccccccccccccccccccccccccactgcaTCTTCCTCTCTCCAGTCTGTTTTGTCAATCAAATGAGCCTGTTCTGTGTTTGCtctccatttaaaatgaagtggCACCAGCAGCATGGATCCCTGAAGCCATAACCCATCACGTGCTACAGTACTTTAGTGTTTATTACACTGAATGGTACAGTTTCTGAGCTGTGGTTTTGTTCAGCTGTACTTAAATATTGAGTCCGACATTATGTTGTATGGAAGCTCAGCATGTGCCCTGTGCTCTTCTTTGTCCTAGAGGatgaaaacactttaaatttgacattgttttaaaatcctTGCAGACCtatgaacatgaacaaatatatgtatgttataatattattttatttatgcaatTTAATCATCAAATTAATTTCTTATTACACAGCTTTATCTTAGTATGAAGACAGACTACAACACCATACTGTATGAGTACTGCGCGCACAGTATTTTAACTTGTAAACATCTCTGGATGAGGGTGAATTATTTGTAATACAGAAGAAGCCAGTTGTTGGTTATTGAAGTTGGCTTCACTGCAGAGCAAGTGTCAAGGAAAGGAGTTTTGAAGTTCATGATTAGATGCCCCCAATATCTTGTTGGTCTCTTTAAGCCTAAGTCAATAAATGATGCTGTGGCAGCATGTTTTGGTCTCACAAGGCCATTTGAACATTAGTCTAAAGAGGCACAATGACATTTCCTAAAAGCAGACTTTGACACAGAATATGTTATGATTAATGAGTCCTGATTATAAAGTTTTGAACTGAGCCGCCCGGCCAGGGACCCCCTGCCAGGATATTTAattaccatgttttttttttttaatatataatgtCTTATCAGTGGTTTAAAGATCAAATGGTAACATTTATTCCTCCGAAAGGTTGTACTGGaaatgttatggctgattgaTACAGTGCTGCCATCTAGCGAAAATAATAGAAGTTGCAGTCAAAACTTATTCCACTTAGTAACTGATAATTCCTTTGTCATTTACATTTCctgttcaaatgtattttacttaCATTTGTCAATGGGCCATGGACCAATGCTGATGTTTAAAGACAACAAGTAGGCCTTTTAAGATCAGTGCAAAACTACGTCATTTAAAATTTATTGTTCTGTGTACATTTTTACCACCAatatagcagctctgccataaattctacgtTTACCAGGTTATcgtttctcagtttttaggttaaaactgtaATAATTGGTAATGAAGCCGTACTGGACTGCATTATAAGAAAAGGTAGCGCTAATGTTTTGGCCtctgtattaaaaatgaatgaggttgtaaaagtagaattcatggcagagccactgtattggattgcattaaattgcacaggtggtcatgaTGTTAGACCTGATCAGGTGTATATTGTGACATATTGCATACAGTGGatgacatttaacatgtttcctttttttgcagCACGTGGCATTGGCCAAGGAGTTTGAGAGTCTGGTGAG
This window harbors:
- the ddc gene encoding aromatic-L-amino-acid decarboxylase; translation: MDAAEFRRRGKEMVDYMADYLEKIEQRPVYPDLEPGYLRSLIPSEAPLEPETYEDIIKDVERVIMPGITHWQSPNFFAYFPASCSYPAMLGDMLSGAIGCIGFSWAASPACTELETVMLDWLGKMLKLPECFIAGTDGHGGGVIQSTASEATLMALLAARCKAIRRVKATNPKKSEAEILSKLVAYTSEQAHSSVERAALIGGVMMRKVPTDKSYAVAGDVLKKMVEEDKAAGLIPFYFCATLGTTPSCAFDHITELGPICNEENIWMHIDAAYAGSAFICPEFRPLLNGVEFADSFNFNPHKWLLINFDCSAMWVKKRTDIIGAFKVEPLYLKHENQESGLVTDYRHWQIPLGRRFRSLKMWFVFRMYGLNGLQAHVRKHVALAKEFESLVRADKRFEICAEVIMGLVCFRLKGSNELNQNLLKKITESHEIHLVPCQLSGNFVLRFAICASSTESRHIQQAWRHITQLTFELLQETSH